The following proteins are encoded in a genomic region of Dialister hominis:
- a CDS encoding metallophosphoesterase family protein → MNKKIGLFLAAAALAMTISGCSGSATSGKVASSAPDGRDYERIVVISDLHYPTKTGTDDPELRQYKIDNKQKCLQEINGWDDVDLVAFPGDMVALTGTMDEMNTVKAFTDNLNKPKVFTAGNHEIFYRDVFTKKGDVISASESVKKQHLENYQKVFGPLHSTKEMMGYLLIFLSTDDVTGNLPTEMSKGELEWFKKTLDANKKKPTIIFFHAPLTGTLIPYNDKVGSPRSFAQPSAKIDQILILNPQIKLWVSGHTHTPPTQPTFDNDINYYHGKILDVYNPTWDGKTIWTNSLYLYKDKIVIKTYDMDKHEVLDNLTRTVQIDR, encoded by the coding sequence TTGAATAAGAAAATAGGACTCTTTCTGGCGGCCGCAGCCCTTGCCATGACCATTTCCGGCTGCTCTGGCTCTGCCACGAGCGGCAAAGTCGCAAGCAGTGCACCGGACGGACGAGACTATGAGAGAATCGTCGTCATCTCCGACCTCCACTACCCGACAAAGACAGGCACGGACGATCCGGAACTCCGCCAGTATAAAATCGACAACAAGCAGAAGTGCCTTCAGGAAATCAACGGCTGGGACGACGTAGACCTCGTCGCATTCCCGGGCGATATGGTCGCCCTTACCGGCACCATGGACGAGATGAACACCGTCAAAGCCTTCACCGACAACCTGAACAAGCCGAAGGTATTCACCGCAGGCAACCATGAAATCTTCTATCGGGATGTCTTTACAAAAAAAGGCGACGTCATCTCCGCCAGCGAAAGCGTGAAGAAACAGCACCTCGAGAATTACCAGAAGGTCTTCGGCCCCCTGCACAGCACGAAGGAAATGATGGGCTACCTCCTCATCTTCCTCTCGACCGATGACGTGACAGGAAACCTTCCGACAGAAATGTCCAAGGGCGAACTCGAATGGTTCAAGAAGACACTCGACGCCAACAAGAAGAAACCAACCATCATCTTCTTCCACGCCCCGCTGACCGGGACACTGATCCCTTATAACGACAAAGTGGGAAGCCCGAGAAGCTTCGCCCAGCCATCCGCCAAGATCGACCAGATCCTCATTCTGAACCCGCAGATCAAACTCTGGGTCTCCGGCCACACTCACACCCCGCCGACCCAGCCCACATTTGATAACGACATCAACTACTACCACGGAAAGATCCTCGATGTCTACAACCCCACCTGGGACGGCAAGACCATCTGGACCAACTCCCTCTACCTCTACAAAGACAAAATCGTCATCAAAACCTACGACATGGACAAACACGAGGTACTCGATAATTTGACGAGAACCGTGCAGATAGATAGGTAA
- a CDS encoding TM2 domain-containing protein — protein sequence MTRGNILTEEEIARLAALPEKQRDYAVKIYAAREKKKSTAYILWLFFALYYFYLGHPVKNIIFWLLWSCLIGEIWWLIDLFRISDMVDETNEEILGTCIEEAKALYP from the coding sequence ATGACGAGAGGAAACATCCTGACCGAAGAAGAAATAGCGCGCCTCGCCGCCCTCCCCGAGAAACAAAGGGACTACGCCGTGAAGATTTATGCTGCCCGCGAAAAGAAAAAATCCACAGCCTACATCCTCTGGCTCTTCTTCGCCCTCTACTACTTCTACCTCGGCCATCCCGTGAAAAACATCATCTTCTGGCTCCTCTGGAGCTGCCTCATAGGAGAAATCTGGTGGCTCATCGACCTCTTCCGCATCTCCGACATGGTCGACGAGACCAACGAAGAAATCCTCGGAACATGCATCGAAGAAGCCAAAGCCCTCTATCCATAA
- a CDS encoding TM2 domain-containing protein: MSKETISEQGIALLNVLTPRQKEYALTLYSGREKKKSTAYILWIVFAVYYFYLGHPVKNIIFWLLWTCFIGEIWWIIDLFRISGMVDRKNEEILLQCIAEARQLYPGVTGTMKVQIIKPDQTQE, translated from the coding sequence ATGAGCAAAGAAACCATCAGCGAACAGGGCATAGCCCTCCTGAACGTCCTCACGCCCCGGCAGAAAGAATACGCCCTTACCCTCTACTCAGGAAGAGAAAAGAAGAAATCCACAGCCTACATCCTCTGGATCGTCTTCGCCGTCTATTACTTCTATCTCGGCCATCCTGTGAAGAACATCATCTTCTGGCTGCTATGGACCTGCTTTATCGGAGAAATCTGGTGGATCATCGACCTCTTCCGCATCTCCGGCATGGTAGACAGGAAGAATGAAGAAATCCTCCTCCAGTGCATCGCAGAAGCCCGGCAGCTCTATCCGGGAGTTACAGGAACCATGAAAGTTCAAATCATCAAACCCGACCAAACGCAAGAATAA
- the uraA gene encoding uracil permease: MEKHIIEVDERLPLLPTIPLSLQHLFAMFGSTVLVPFLLNVDPATCLFMNGIGTLIYLTICKWRLPAYLGSSFAFISPVLAVTSTAGMSYADAQGGFIAFGLCFMLLAFIVKKAGVEWIDVLFPPAAMGSIVAIIGLELAPLAMSMSGFIGDPQGMSASTAIIISMFTLIVTILATVLGRGFIAIIPILIGVIAGYLLSIAMGVVDFTHIEEVAWFAPPTFYAPAFNFSAIMMILPAIFVVFAEHLGHLFVTSDIVGRDLIKDPGLHRSLFADGLSNMISGFVGSTPNTTYGENMGVMAMTGVYSTWVIGGAAVFAIIFSFIGKIAAIIHAIPTPVMGGVCILLFGFIAASGIRMLIEKKVDYTKSRNLILTAVTMISGLSGATVGIGPIQLKGMGLATVVAMIVSLCFLFFDKTHMSNEN, from the coding sequence ATGGAAAAACACATCATAGAAGTAGATGAGAGGCTGCCTCTGCTTCCTACCATTCCACTCAGCCTGCAGCACCTATTTGCCATGTTCGGTTCGACCGTCCTCGTCCCGTTCCTCTTGAACGTCGACCCCGCGACCTGCCTTTTCATGAACGGCATCGGCACACTGATTTACCTCACCATCTGCAAATGGAGACTTCCGGCTTACCTCGGCTCCTCCTTCGCTTTCATTTCGCCAGTCCTCGCCGTCACCTCGACCGCAGGCATGTCCTACGCAGACGCGCAGGGAGGCTTCATCGCCTTCGGCCTGTGCTTCATGCTCCTCGCCTTCATCGTCAAGAAAGCAGGCGTCGAATGGATAGACGTCCTCTTCCCTCCGGCAGCCATGGGCTCCATCGTAGCCATCATCGGCCTTGAACTCGCCCCGCTTGCCATGAGCATGTCCGGCTTCATCGGAGACCCTCAGGGCATGAGCGCAAGTACAGCCATCATTATTTCCATGTTCACCCTGATCGTCACCATCCTCGCTACCGTCCTTGGCCGCGGATTCATCGCCATCATCCCGATCCTGATTGGCGTCATTGCCGGCTACCTCCTCTCGATCGCCATGGGCGTCGTTGACTTCACCCACATCGAAGAAGTCGCATGGTTCGCACCGCCGACCTTCTATGCGCCGGCCTTCAACTTCTCCGCCATCATGATGATCCTCCCGGCCATCTTCGTCGTATTCGCCGAACACCTGGGCCACCTCTTCGTCACCAGCGACATCGTAGGCCGAGACCTCATCAAAGACCCGGGTCTCCACAGATCCCTCTTCGCAGACGGCCTCTCCAACATGATCTCCGGCTTCGTCGGCTCCACCCCGAACACCACCTACGGTGAAAACATGGGCGTCATGGCCATGACCGGCGTCTACAGCACCTGGGTCATCGGAGGCGCAGCCGTCTTCGCCATCATCTTCTCCTTCATCGGAAAAATAGCAGCCATCATCCACGCCATCCCCACCCCCGTCATGGGCGGCGTCTGCATCCTCCTCTTCGGCTTCATCGCAGCATCCGGCATCCGCATGCTCATCGAAAAGAAAGTCGACTACACCAAATCCAGGAACCTCATCCTGACAGCAGTCACCATGATCAGCGGCCTCTCCGGCGCCACCGTAGGCATAGGACCCATCCAGCTCAAAGGCATGGGCCTCGCCACCGTAGTAGCCATGATCGTCTCCCTCTGCTTCCTCTTCTTCGACAAAACACACATGTCCAACGAAAACTAA
- a CDS encoding S66 peptidase family protein: MILSLPALYSSVMPTVTSYLSPAGDAAVPREKPSALRPGDTIGIVAPGTHGGMTDYNQAIHFLEEMGYKVKLAPSVTADYGYLAGSDEERAADINNFFKDDSVKAIVCLRGGYGSARLLSLLDYSMIEKHPKLFVGFSDVTALHAALGEKSHLVTIHGPMLSNFKGENFTPFTLYNFENGLTGSLPTGEIRMPQGTSLKTVAPGKASGRLIGGNLTVVVSLCGTPYELDGKGDILVLEDTGEDPYRIDRLMQQLWQNGLLKRVSAIAFGDFYSPSPKNGEFSTDQVLDYYAKLSGKPVIRGLPIGHGANNLFLPLGVKATIDTKEDGSATLSIDENYLKQ, translated from the coding sequence ATGATATTGTCGCTGCCTGCGCTTTACTCTTCCGTCATGCCGACTGTCACTTCCTACCTCTCGCCGGCAGGGGACGCAGCTGTCCCGCGTGAGAAACCGTCCGCACTGAGGCCGGGTGACACGATTGGTATCGTTGCGCCCGGGACGCACGGCGGAATGACGGATTATAACCAGGCCATCCATTTCCTGGAAGAAATGGGATACAAAGTGAAACTGGCCCCCTCGGTTACTGCCGATTACGGCTATCTCGCGGGGAGCGACGAAGAGCGAGCTGCAGATATCAATAACTTCTTCAAAGACGACTCCGTGAAAGCCATCGTCTGCCTCCGGGGCGGCTATGGCTCGGCCCGTCTTCTCTCGCTTCTCGATTATTCCATGATTGAAAAACATCCAAAGCTTTTCGTGGGTTTTTCCGACGTGACAGCGCTCCATGCAGCCCTCGGCGAAAAAAGCCATCTCGTCACCATCCACGGCCCCATGCTCAGCAATTTCAAAGGAGAAAACTTTACACCCTTCACGCTCTACAATTTTGAAAACGGGCTGACGGGAAGTTTGCCCACCGGGGAAATCCGCATGCCGCAGGGTACATCGCTCAAGACTGTCGCGCCCGGGAAAGCTAGCGGTCGCTTGATCGGAGGAAATCTGACCGTTGTCGTCTCTCTTTGCGGAACTCCTTATGAACTGGATGGCAAGGGCGACATTCTTGTTCTCGAAGATACAGGCGAAGACCCGTACCGCATCGACCGCCTGATGCAGCAGCTCTGGCAAAACGGCCTTCTCAAGAGAGTTTCTGCTATCGCATTCGGCGACTTCTACAGCCCAAGTCCCAAAAACGGGGAGTTTTCGACAGATCAAGTTCTCGACTACTATGCAAAACTGTCCGGCAAGCCTGTGATCCGCGGCCTCCCTATCGGGCATGGTGCAAACAATCTCTTCCTTCCGCTAGGCGTCAAAGCAACGATAGATACAAAAGAGGACGGCAGTGCGACACTGTCTATCGATGAGAATTATTTGAAACAATGA
- the deoC gene encoding deoxyribose-phosphate aldolase, producing MTFEEILPHVDHTLLAATATKGEIEKLCEEAEMYHTASVCVPSSFVKEIRERHPGLRICAVAGFPLGNMSKAAKVFESRQAVLDGADEIDIVLHIGALKDGNAEYVTDEIAAVKEAIGDYVLKVIIETCLLTEEEKILACECVTKGGADYIKTSTGFSTKGADLSDIALFKKHIGKNVKIKAAGGIHTKKEMEDFLAAGCDRIGASGAVKAYLKEKGM from the coding sequence ATGACATTTGAAGAAATACTGCCTCATGTAGACCATACACTCCTTGCGGCCACGGCGACGAAGGGGGAAATCGAGAAGCTCTGTGAGGAAGCGGAGATGTATCATACGGCGTCTGTCTGTGTGCCGTCATCGTTTGTAAAGGAAATTCGGGAACGTCATCCGGGACTCCGGATCTGCGCTGTCGCAGGGTTCCCGCTGGGAAATATGTCGAAGGCGGCGAAGGTTTTCGAGTCCAGGCAGGCGGTCCTTGACGGGGCGGATGAGATCGACATCGTCCTCCACATCGGCGCGCTGAAAGACGGGAATGCGGAGTACGTCACGGACGAAATCGCGGCGGTCAAAGAGGCGATCGGGGATTATGTGCTGAAGGTCATCATCGAGACCTGCCTTTTGACGGAAGAGGAGAAGATCCTTGCGTGCGAATGCGTCACAAAGGGCGGGGCGGATTATATCAAGACATCGACCGGGTTCTCGACAAAAGGCGCGGATCTCTCGGATATTGCGCTTTTCAAAAAGCACATTGGAAAGAATGTGAAGATCAAAGCGGCAGGCGGAATCCATACGAAGAAGGAAATGGAAGACTTCCTTGCTGCCGGATGCGACCGGATCGGCGCCAGCGGCGCGGTGAAGGCGTACTTGAAGGAAAAAGGAATGTAG
- a CDS encoding TonB-dependent receptor plug domain-containing protein, protein MKKKYIAASLAALCAAGGAMTVHAEDMPVYTLDQVVVTANREPEKVIDSNADISVVTAKDIEANHYKSVADAVKQVPGVVIATRGSSSQTYFSDPITINGSTNVVVMVDGMRVNTNGLMGTHSQLGILTNMDSVDHIEVLKGSASTLYGSDAAGGVINIITKKPTDGKVHTTLDLSRASFDGEKYGLYNEGNKDGFFWTIEANKQIQGNFKDGWGRHVINHLNAESFAGKIGYDLGNDSSVTLSYEKYNADYTRPDYGSNDPTKDFGKKDSDRIALQYNARINDRLTNRLSMYQNRYHLQDDYNNAGSSGTTDLRLKTRGISDQLTYTMEGQTIIGGFDLYQDSVPYYAEVAGMQGKHATNLGFYVQDKWDINDRWNVTPGVRVEHNTDYGTRTTPSLTVGYKISDNTNYYASYKKFFNAPSLMQIYYDNYHTIPNPDLDPEEGYTVELGANHIFDDTLSGNISVYRQFAKNLISWGYSSKGTQYLNTGKTINTGVNMSLTKKFSDHLSGTLGYSYFDGDIRNDSRVYMPKHELNVGLNYADKKFDAYINGRGVMDRYTSTKSSYGVSESKTMKDYSSFWVWDIGADYKITKEATIYARVNNVFDQFYTNIGSSSPSYGPSGTWFAAPGRNYEVGMQYRF, encoded by the coding sequence ATGAAAAAGAAGTACATCGCAGCATCACTGGCCGCTCTTTGCGCAGCAGGAGGAGCCATGACCGTCCATGCAGAGGACATGCCGGTCTACACCTTGGACCAGGTCGTCGTCACGGCCAACCGTGAGCCGGAAAAGGTCATCGATTCGAACGCCGACATTTCCGTCGTCACCGCCAAGGACATTGAAGCTAACCATTACAAATCCGTTGCCGATGCTGTGAAGCAGGTACCGGGCGTCGTTATCGCGACGAGAGGCTCTTCCAGCCAGACCTATTTCTCCGATCCGATTACAATCAACGGATCGACCAACGTCGTCGTCATGGTCGACGGCATGCGCGTCAACACGAACGGCCTCATGGGCACTCATTCGCAGCTGGGCATTCTGACCAATATGGATTCGGTCGATCATATTGAAGTCCTGAAGGGCTCTGCTTCCACGCTCTACGGCTCCGATGCTGCTGGCGGCGTCATCAACATCATCACGAAGAAACCGACGGACGGCAAAGTCCATACGACCCTCGACCTCTCCCGCGCAAGCTTTGACGGCGAGAAGTACGGCCTTTACAATGAAGGAAATAAGGACGGTTTCTTCTGGACCATCGAAGCAAATAAACAGATCCAGGGCAATTTCAAGGACGGCTGGGGACGCCATGTCATCAACCATCTCAATGCAGAATCCTTCGCAGGCAAGATCGGCTATGACCTGGGCAATGACTCTTCCGTCACATTATCCTATGAAAAATACAATGCCGACTACACCCGTCCTGACTATGGATCCAATGATCCGACAAAAGACTTTGGCAAGAAGGACAGTGACCGCATCGCACTCCAGTACAATGCGCGCATCAATGACCGCCTGACCAACCGCCTCTCCATGTACCAGAACCGTTATCATCTCCAGGATGACTACAATAATGCAGGCAGCTCTGGTACTACAGACCTCCGCCTCAAGACACGCGGTATTTCCGATCAGCTCACCTACACCATGGAAGGCCAGACCATCATCGGCGGCTTCGACCTCTACCAGGATTCCGTTCCTTACTATGCGGAAGTTGCCGGCATGCAGGGCAAGCATGCGACAAACCTTGGCTTCTACGTACAGGACAAGTGGGACATCAATGACCGCTGGAACGTCACCCCTGGCGTACGCGTCGAACACAATACGGACTACGGCACCCGCACCACACCGAGCCTTACCGTCGGCTACAAGATCAGCGACAACACGAACTACTATGCAAGCTACAAGAAATTCTTCAACGCACCGAGCCTCATGCAGATTTACTATGATAATTATCATACTATACCTAACCCGGACCTCGATCCGGAAGAAGGCTACACCGTTGAGCTCGGCGCCAACCATATCTTCGACGATACCCTGTCCGGAAACATCAGCGTATACCGCCAGTTCGCCAAGAATCTCATCTCCTGGGGTTATTCCAGTAAGGGCACCCAATACCTCAATACAGGAAAGACCATCAATACCGGCGTGAACATGTCCCTTACGAAGAAATTCTCCGATCATCTCTCCGGCACCCTGGGCTACAGCTACTTCGATGGAGACATCAGAAACGATTCCCGCGTTTACATGCCGAAGCATGAACTGAATGTAGGCCTGAATTACGCCGATAAGAAATTCGATGCATACATCAATGGCCGCGGCGTCATGGACCGCTATACATCCACAAAGAGCTCTTACGGAGTCAGTGAAAGCAAAACGATGAAGGATTACTCCAGCTTCTGGGTATGGGATATCGGCGCTGACTACAAGATCACCAAGGAAGCTACCATCTATGCCCGCGTGAACAACGTCTTCGACCAGTTCTACACGAACATCGGCTCTTCCTCTCCCAGCTACGGTCCGTCCGGCACCTGGTTCGCAGCTCCTGGAAGAAACTACGAAGTCGGCATGCAGTACCGCTTCTAA
- a CDS encoding autotransporter outer membrane beta-barrel domain-containing protein, whose product MYGGIQQIDPALLESAEEAIEEINSNTNLSDEDKKARVAAIQTQLAQIQASMTGTAEGNEVTLNGGTVAGKTYGGSVMGTGNAEGNSVTLNAGSVNDDIYGGYAANGSALDNTVTIKGGTIAPAASLYGGYSTTESSGNSLNFYVKDVTVKNLKYFQTLNFYVPAGTTAGETMLEVTDAADVSGAAIRAAVEDTTQLNPGEVINLIHTTESPILTEKTTYGMMDGKDQVTDVNLLQRTVGIKKQDANTIVLYVPGDSPITTDPETKVIPDERESGTTLISEGSDLAVNEGFESALAAHEAGWIEDHSIKAEFIPYVVLGGHNLRYDTGSEVDSNGFNGEVGFVKRSYHEDYIDTIMPFFEYGDGNYTVHYEDARSDGDQRYIGGGILIRRDKDDGFHYEGIIRTGHFDGDLHGTVSGNHIRYDTDSNYIAAHLGLGKTYVRDTNEYDLYGKLYWARLGSDTILIKNDLGNTTYELDSVDSFRTRLGLRWTKNKNGSKSYYAGIAWDYEFAGKAKAWHGDYSTPSSSLKGSSAFLELGWQTKVTEEDPWGLDLRVRGWTGKKEGFTYSTTISRRF is encoded by the coding sequence GTGTACGGCGGCATCCAGCAGATCGACCCGGCGCTGCTGGAGTCGGCGGAAGAGGCCATCGAAGAAATTAACAGCAATACGAATCTGAGTGATGAGGATAAGAAGGCGCGCGTGGCTGCCATCCAGACCCAGCTCGCGCAGATCCAGGCATCCATGACAGGAACGGCTGAAGGAAATGAAGTCACCCTGAACGGCGGTACTGTGGCCGGCAAGACATACGGCGGTTCTGTCATGGGGACGGGTAATGCTGAAGGAAACAGCGTCACGCTGAACGCAGGCTCGGTCAATGACGATATTTACGGCGGCTACGCGGCAAACGGAAGCGCGCTGGATAATACCGTCACAATTAAGGGCGGCACGATTGCGCCTGCTGCCAGCCTCTACGGCGGATACAGCACGACAGAAAGCAGCGGCAACAGCCTCAATTTCTACGTCAAAGATGTCACCGTGAAGAATCTGAAATATTTCCAGACACTCAATTTCTACGTACCCGCCGGTACGACGGCCGGGGAAACGATGCTCGAAGTCACAGACGCAGCAGACGTTTCCGGCGCGGCCATCAGGGCGGCTGTCGAAGATACGACTCAGCTTAACCCCGGTGAGGTCATCAACCTGATCCATACGACGGAAAGTCCGATCCTGACGGAAAAAACGACTTACGGCATGATGGACGGCAAGGACCAGGTGACGGACGTCAACCTTCTGCAGAGGACCGTTGGAATCAAGAAGCAGGATGCGAATACCATCGTCCTCTATGTCCCGGGCGACAGTCCGATCACCACGGACCCGGAGACGAAAGTCATACCGGACGAAAGGGAATCCGGCACGACGCTTATCAGCGAAGGCAGCGATCTGGCGGTCAATGAAGGCTTCGAAAGCGCCCTTGCTGCGCACGAGGCAGGCTGGATCGAAGACCACTCCATCAAGGCGGAATTCATCCCTTACGTCGTCCTCGGCGGCCACAACCTGCGCTATGATACAGGTTCTGAAGTCGATTCGAACGGATTCAACGGCGAAGTGGGCTTCGTGAAACGGTCATATCATGAGGATTATATCGATACCATCATGCCGTTCTTTGAATACGGGGATGGAAACTACACCGTCCACTATGAAGACGCCCGCTCCGACGGAGACCAGCGCTATATCGGCGGCGGCATCCTCATCCGCCGGGATAAAGACGACGGCTTCCATTACGAAGGCATAATCCGCACCGGTCACTTCGACGGCGATCTCCACGGCACCGTTTCCGGCAATCACATCAGGTACGACACCGATTCCAACTACATCGCAGCGCACCTCGGCCTTGGAAAGACATACGTCCGCGATACGAACGAATACGACCTCTATGGCAAACTGTACTGGGCCCGCCTGGGCAGCGATACCATCCTGATCAAGAATGACCTTGGCAATACCACATATGAACTGGACAGCGTAGACTCCTTCCGCACCAGACTCGGCCTTCGCTGGACAAAGAATAAAAATGGAAGCAAATCCTACTACGCAGGCATCGCCTGGGACTACGAATTCGCAGGCAAAGCCAAAGCATGGCACGGCGACTACAGCACCCCGTCCTCCAGCCTGAAAGGCTCGAGCGCTTTCCTCGAACTCGGCTGGCAGACCAAGGTCACCGAAGAAGATCCATGGGGCCTGGACCTCCGCGTCAGAGGATGGACCGGCAAGAAAGAAGGCTTCACCTACTCCACGACGATTAGCAGGAGATTCTGA
- a CDS encoding sodium:solute symporter family protein, with amino-acid sequence MENSLIQILIICAYIGVLFLISAYVKYRSSGSVENYVLAGRKLTTPLVMVSVVGLAVGGASTIGVAEQAYTKGLSAGWYTAAWGIGAIVMGLTVAKRYRRMNITTVPELLERYYGRNSMIAGIACQILVQLVIMSLQFVAGGAILSALLPDFFTPLTGMLISAVVFIGITLIGGMWSASQSNLLNVTLQYIGITVASWIIVQLAGGMTNVALHMPSIHSLDFISGVGGMTITTWIVVLITVNLSLQAIIQISLGAKDVRTAQKGFIIGGLIMLPVGFLSALLGVIAAEMYPDINAATALPRLIMTLNPWIAGITLASLWAADVSTACNLLLSAATLYSHDIHKRFVDPSMTERKYMKITRLSVLALGLLTLGFALTISGIISTLMAGLSLMTAFAVIVLMTMYAPRLCSRSAALYTLLASIAVLALWMLVPAVRILPHVIYAEWIVCALTFGGVSLIERKPIRDYETPVEIPAAAEEA; translated from the coding sequence ATGGAAAACTCACTCATTCAAATCCTCATCATCTGCGCCTACATTGGCGTGCTCTTCCTGATCAGTGCGTACGTGAAGTACCGTTCTTCCGGTTCGGTCGAAAACTACGTGCTCGCGGGAAGAAAGCTGACGACTCCGCTCGTCATGGTTTCCGTGGTCGGCCTGGCTGTCGGCGGCGCGTCTACAATCGGCGTGGCTGAGCAGGCGTACACGAAGGGCCTCTCGGCCGGCTGGTACACCGCTGCCTGGGGCATCGGCGCCATTGTCATGGGCCTCACGGTCGCTAAAAGGTACCGCCGTATGAACATCACGACCGTGCCGGAACTCTTGGAAAGATACTATGGAAGAAACAGCATGATCGCAGGGATTGCCTGCCAGATCCTCGTCCAACTCGTCATCATGAGCCTCCAGTTCGTCGCTGGCGGCGCCATCCTCTCGGCTCTCCTTCCTGATTTCTTCACGCCTCTTACCGGCATGCTGATAAGCGCCGTCGTCTTCATCGGCATCACCCTGATCGGCGGCATGTGGTCCGCCAGCCAGTCGAACCTCCTGAACGTCACCCTCCAGTACATCGGCATCACCGTCGCTTCCTGGATCATCGTCCAGCTGGCCGGCGGCATGACGAACGTCGCCCTTCACATGCCCTCCATCCACTCCCTCGACTTCATCAGCGGCGTGGGCGGAATGACCATCACCACCTGGATCGTCGTCCTCATTACCGTGAACCTCTCCCTCCAGGCCATCATCCAGATTTCCCTCGGTGCCAAAGACGTCCGCACCGCACAGAAAGGCTTCATCATCGGCGGCCTCATTATGCTCCCCGTCGGCTTCCTCTCCGCGCTCCTGGGCGTCATCGCCGCTGAAATGTACCCGGATATCAACGCAGCCACCGCCCTTCCGCGCCTCATCATGACGCTCAATCCATGGATCGCAGGCATCACCCTCGCCTCCCTCTGGGCCGCCGACGTCAGCACCGCATGCAACCTGCTCCTCTCCGCCGCCACCCTCTACTCCCACGACATCCATAAACGCTTCGTCGATCCATCCATGACGGAAAGGAAATACATGAAAATCACCCGCCTCTCCGTCCTCGCCCTGGGTCTTCTGACCCTCGGCTTCGCCCTCACCATCAGCGGCATCATCTCCACCCTCATGGCCGGCCTCTCCCTCATGACCGCCTTCGCCGTCATCGTCCTCATGACCATGTACGCCCCGCGGCTTTGCTCCAGAAGCGCCGCCCTCTACACCCTCCTCGCCTCCATCGCCGTCCTCGCCCTCTGGATGCTCGTCCCCGCCGTCCGCATCCTCCCCCACGTCATCTACGCCGAATGGATTGTCTGCGCCCTCACCTTCGGAGGAGTCAGCCTCATAGAAAGAAAACCCATCCGCGACTACGAAACACCAGTAGAAATACCGGCCGCTGCGGAAGAAGCATAA
- a CDS encoding TM2 domain-containing protein yields the protein MQQDTGIDPDSLRVLSMLSEKQRDCALTLYANREKKKSLAYVFWIVGAVYYFYLDRPARNTVLWILWFVIVGFVWWIVDLFHIGRMVEERNKEVIEECMREAVRIYPDPVSMSPENVVTIDNEV from the coding sequence ATGCAGCAAGATACCGGAATCGATCCGGACAGCCTGAGAGTGCTGTCCATGTTATCCGAAAAACAGCGCGACTGCGCTTTGACACTTTATGCGAACCGGGAGAAAAAGAAGTCCCTCGCCTACGTCTTCTGGATCGTTGGCGCCGTCTACTACTTCTACCTCGACCGCCCCGCGCGGAATACCGTCCTCTGGATCCTCTGGTTCGTCATCGTCGGCTTCGTCTGGTGGATCGTCGACCTCTTCCACATCGGCCGCATGGTCGAAGAACGGAACAAAGAAGTCATCGAAGAATGCATGCGTGAAGCCGTCCGCATCTACCCCGACCCCGTAAGCATGAGCCCGGAGAACGTCGTTACCATAGACAACGAAGTCTAA